The following coding sequences are from one Oceanidesulfovibrio indonesiensis window:
- a CDS encoding ABC transporter permease codes for MLGFKPVRRRDPLPWGSFLVFAGALALCLAISELLLVLQGKPLFQGLYLLWDGGFAHGYSLEDTVIKAMPIYLCALGVAVSFRMQIWNIGAEGQFAMGAIGATWAALNFSGLPAWMLLPLMLCGAALTGGLWALFPALLRVRYGVNEIIVTLMGNYIAILVLDYLVYGPWKDPVSFGFPMTPEFTDAAIIGLLPGTRIHWGIAICLGVSFLLWVFLRRTRLGYELKASGEGVKPALYAHMPYAGLVMLVMTLCGVLAGWAGAMEASATVNRLQPSIMVGYGYTAVVVAWLARLRISSIAFYSFLLAGLRVGVENLQLELQVPAAFGGILEGSLLLTVLAGQFFEKYKLVPARGGKNA; via the coding sequence ATGCTCGGCTTCAAACCTGTCAGACGGCGCGACCCCTTGCCCTGGGGCTCGTTTCTGGTGTTCGCGGGAGCCCTGGCGCTGTGTCTCGCCATCAGCGAGTTGCTGCTCGTGCTTCAAGGGAAGCCCCTGTTCCAGGGACTCTACCTTCTCTGGGACGGTGGGTTTGCGCACGGCTACTCGCTGGAAGACACGGTCATCAAGGCCATGCCCATCTATCTGTGCGCGCTGGGCGTGGCGGTTTCCTTCCGCATGCAGATATGGAACATCGGCGCCGAAGGCCAGTTCGCCATGGGCGCTATCGGGGCCACCTGGGCCGCTCTCAATTTTTCCGGTCTGCCGGCCTGGATGCTTCTGCCGCTCATGCTATGCGGCGCCGCGCTCACGGGCGGTTTGTGGGCCTTGTTCCCGGCCTTGTTGCGAGTTCGCTACGGGGTGAACGAGATCATCGTCACACTCATGGGCAACTACATCGCGATCCTCGTTCTGGATTACCTCGTGTACGGCCCGTGGAAGGACCCGGTCAGCTTCGGTTTCCCCATGACGCCCGAATTCACGGATGCGGCCATCATCGGTTTGTTGCCCGGCACGCGCATCCACTGGGGCATCGCGATCTGTCTCGGCGTCAGTTTCCTGCTCTGGGTTTTTCTGCGCCGCACCCGGCTCGGATACGAGCTCAAGGCCAGCGGCGAAGGGGTGAAGCCCGCGCTGTACGCGCACATGCCCTATGCCGGGCTGGTGATGCTGGTAATGACGCTGTGCGGCGTCCTGGCCGGCTGGGCCGGCGCCATGGAAGCCTCAGCCACGGTGAACCGGCTGCAACCGTCCATCATGGTGGGCTACGGCTACACAGCTGTGGTGGTGGCATGGCTCGCGCGGCTGCGCATCAGTTCCATCGCATTTTACTCCTTCCTTCTCGCGGGACTGCGCGTGGGCGTGGAGAACCTCCAGCTGGAGCTGCAGGTGCCTGCTGCGTTCGGCGGCATTCTGGAAGGCTCGCTGCTGCTCACCGTGCTCGCCGGCCAGTTCTTTGAAAAATACAAGCTCGTTCCGGCCAGGGGAGGTAAGAACGCATGA
- a CDS encoding ABC transporter permease — MSMVSQLLEATIQAGTPILYATLGEIVAERSGVLNLGVEGMMIVGALAGFAVSYTTGNPWLGVFAAGLAGMLLASVHGTVCLVFQGNQVVSGLALTIFGVGLANFLGAPLVGVTTAGFSNAPIPILESIPVLGRALFSHDVLVYISFALPLLLWLFLERTSLGLSLRSAGQNPEASAAVGLNPVAMRWLGTLTGGFLAGVGGAYLSLAATHMWTNSMTAGRGWIAVALVIFAFWRPGRAIFGAYLFGAAMSLQLRLQAMGANVPSSFLHMLPYALTVLVLVVSGVRGRGRAAPAALGVNIEPSE, encoded by the coding sequence ATGAGCATGGTGAGCCAACTTCTTGAAGCCACCATCCAGGCCGGCACGCCGATCCTCTACGCCACGCTGGGCGAGATCGTGGCGGAACGCTCCGGCGTACTCAACCTGGGCGTGGAAGGCATGATGATCGTGGGGGCGCTGGCCGGATTCGCAGTCAGCTACACCACGGGCAATCCCTGGCTGGGGGTGTTTGCGGCCGGGTTGGCCGGCATGCTGCTCGCTTCGGTCCACGGCACGGTCTGTCTCGTGTTTCAGGGCAATCAGGTGGTCTCCGGCCTGGCGCTGACGATTTTCGGCGTGGGCCTGGCCAACTTCCTGGGCGCGCCGCTCGTAGGCGTGACCACCGCCGGCTTTTCCAACGCTCCCATTCCGATCCTCGAATCCATTCCTGTGCTCGGCCGAGCACTCTTTTCACACGATGTGCTCGTGTACATTTCCTTTGCTCTGCCGCTGCTGTTGTGGCTGTTCCTGGAGCGCACCAGTCTGGGGTTGTCGCTGCGCTCCGCCGGGCAGAATCCCGAGGCCTCGGCTGCCGTGGGGCTGAACCCCGTGGCCATGCGCTGGCTCGGCACGCTCACGGGTGGGTTCCTGGCAGGCGTCGGCGGGGCGTATCTTTCCCTTGCCGCCACCCACATGTGGACAAACTCCATGACCGCCGGCCGAGGCTGGATCGCCGTGGCGCTGGTGATCTTCGCGTTCTGGCGTCCGGGCCGGGCCATCTTCGGCGCCTACCTCTTCGGCGCGGCCATGAGCCTGCAACTGCGCCTCCAGGCAATGGGCGCCAATGTGCCTTCGTCGTTCCTGCACATGCTGCCGTACGCGCTCACGGTGCTCGTGCTTGTCGTTTCGGGAGTGCGGGGCCGCGGCCGTGCCGCGCCGGCGGCCCTGGGCGTCAACATAGAGCCTTCCGAGTAA